From one Pseudomonas sp. B21-048 genomic stretch:
- a CDS encoding Dyp-type peroxidase: MSYYQPGILATPVPPQARHMFFALESAEALPAALDNLMRLVDGKSAVVGFGESLVKALHAQIDGLRAFPALVGVGVDNPSTQHALWCWLHGVDRGELLNRSHAIEAALAPALRLVQMNETFRHMTGHDLTGYEDGTENPHDEAAVAAALLGEGAEGLVGGSFAAIQQWQHDLKGFHAMPSQEKDNIMGRRLSDNEELDDAPISAHVKRTAQESFTPEAFVVRRSMPWIEGDRAGLMFLAFGFSLDAFESQLRRMSGLEDGITDGLYRISRPITGGYYWCPPLKDGRLDLRALRIG, translated from the coding sequence ATGAGTTACTACCAGCCGGGCATTCTCGCCACCCCCGTTCCGCCTCAAGCTCGTCATATGTTCTTCGCCCTTGAATCTGCCGAGGCACTACCGGCTGCGCTGGATAACCTGATGCGCCTGGTGGACGGAAAGTCGGCGGTCGTCGGTTTCGGTGAATCCCTGGTCAAGGCATTGCACGCGCAGATCGACGGGCTACGCGCTTTTCCTGCGCTGGTCGGTGTCGGCGTCGACAACCCGTCGACCCAACACGCGCTCTGGTGCTGGCTGCATGGCGTTGACCGCGGTGAATTGCTCAATCGCAGCCACGCGATCGAAGCTGCATTGGCACCGGCCCTGCGTCTGGTGCAGATGAATGAAACCTTCCGTCACATGACCGGCCACGACCTGACCGGTTACGAAGACGGCACCGAAAACCCTCACGACGAAGCTGCTGTAGCCGCAGCCCTGCTGGGCGAAGGCGCTGAGGGACTGGTCGGTGGCAGCTTCGCCGCGATTCAGCAGTGGCAGCATGATTTGAAAGGCTTTCACGCGATGCCGTCCCAGGAGAAGGACAACATCATGGGGCGGCGCCTGAGCGACAACGAAGAACTCGACGATGCGCCAATCTCCGCTCATGTCAAACGCACCGCCCAGGAAAGCTTCACACCCGAAGCTTTCGTGGTTCGTCGCTCGATGCCGTGGATCGAAGGCGATCGCGCCGGCCTGATGTTCCTGGCCTTCGGTTTTTCCCTCGACGCATTCGAATCCCAGTTGCGGCGCATGAGCGGTCTGGAAGACGGCATCACCGACGGGCTGTATCGCATCAGCCGGCCGATCACCGGCGGCTATTATTGGTGTCCGCCGCTCAAGGACGGTCGCCTCGACCTGCGCGCATTGCGCATCGGCTAA
- a CDS encoding Bax inhibitor-1/YccA family protein, with amino-acid sequence MREQDYAVNNSVQAEQLEVSRVLRNTYGLLALTLAFSGVMAFVAQQMRVGYPNIFVVLIGFYGLFFLTNKLRDSAWGLVSAFALTGFMGFLLGPILNRYLGMQGGAEVVSSAFAMTALVFGGLSAYVLITRKDMSFLGGFITAGFFVLLGATLASLFFQISGLQLAISAGFVLFSSVCILFQTSAIIHGGERNYIMATISLYVSIYNLFISLLQLFGIMSRDD; translated from the coding sequence ATGCGCGAACAGGATTACGCAGTTAATAACAGCGTGCAGGCTGAGCAGCTAGAGGTTAGCCGCGTCCTGCGCAACACTTACGGCTTACTCGCTCTCACCCTCGCATTCAGCGGCGTGATGGCGTTTGTCGCGCAGCAGATGCGTGTCGGCTACCCGAATATCTTCGTGGTGCTGATCGGCTTCTACGGCCTTTTCTTTCTCACCAACAAACTCCGTGACTCGGCGTGGGGCCTGGTGTCTGCGTTCGCGCTGACCGGTTTCATGGGTTTCCTGCTTGGCCCGATCCTCAACCGTTACCTGGGCATGCAGGGCGGGGCGGAAGTGGTCAGTTCGGCCTTTGCGATGACCGCGCTGGTGTTCGGCGGCCTGTCGGCGTATGTGCTGATCACTCGTAAGGACATGAGCTTCCTCGGCGGTTTCATCACAGCCGGTTTCTTTGTGCTGCTGGGCGCGACACTGGCGAGCTTGTTCTTCCAGATCAGCGGTCTGCAACTGGCGATCAGCGCAGGTTTCGTGCTGTTCTCGTCGGTGTGCATTCTGTTCCAGACCAGCGCTATCATTCACGGCGGTGAGCGCAACTACATCATGGCGACCATCAGCCTGTATGTCTCGATCTACAACCTGTTCATCAGTTTGTTGCAACTGTTCGGCATCATGAGCCGCGATGATTGA
- a CDS encoding aegerolysin family protein, producing MAKRSVDVYFENYLDSALSLTQNSLKLDHGEWDTYPPQKILKPSSNVSGKGYWKTESDGFATGTEALCSYAFYDFVTEEVCNINIHWDDPYAGSNSYAITTDSDNVKVSYSGGDGDNATVTFRAEKK from the coding sequence ATGGCTAAAAGAAGCGTTGATGTTTATTTTGAGAATTACCTCGACTCCGCCTTGAGTCTAACTCAAAATTCTCTGAAGTTAGATCATGGGGAATGGGATACCTATCCTCCGCAGAAAATATTGAAGCCGAGCTCTAATGTGTCCGGCAAAGGCTATTGGAAGACAGAGTCAGATGGGTTCGCTACGGGCACGGAGGCACTTTGCTCCTACGCTTTTTATGATTTTGTCACTGAGGAAGTTTGCAATATAAATATCCACTGGGACGACCCATACGCGGGGTCTAATTCGTATGCAATCACGACCGATAGCGACAACGTTAAAGTTTCATATAGTGGTGGAGACGGCGATAACGCTACTGTGACCTTCAGGGCAGAAAAAAAATAA
- a CDS encoding NADP-dependent glyceraldehyde-3-phosphate dehydrogenase, with amino-acid sequence MTTAPILGNLFPTADNVPEKYRLNGPTEQREYLVDGELKTWSGPLAQVRSPVYLRAANGDEQVILGSTPLLDAETALTALDAAVRAYDRGQGLWPTLRVAERIQHVETFLARMREQREAVVKLLMWEIGKNLKDSEKEFDRTCDYIVDTVNALKELDRRSSRFELEQDTLGQIRRVPLGVALCMGPYNYPLNETFTTLIPALIMGNTVVFKPAKLGVLLIRPLLEAFRDSFPAGVINVIYGSGRETVSALMASGKIDIFAFIGTNKAASDLKKLHPRPHRLRAALGLDAKNPGIVLPEVDLDNAVNEAVTGALSFNGQRCTALKILFVHEDVVEAFIEKFNTKLAALKPGMPWDSGVALTPLPESGKVDYLHTLVADAVSKGAAVVNPNGGESRASFFYPAVLYPVTPQMRVYQEEQFGPVVPIVPYRHLDTVIDYVLESDFGQQLSIFGTNPVAVGRLVDTFANQVGRINLNTQCQRGPDTYPFNGRKNSAEGTLSVHDALRVFSIRTLVATKFQESSKELISEIISGRNSSFLTTDYIF; translated from the coding sequence ATGACCACAGCACCAATCCTTGGCAACCTGTTTCCCACCGCCGACAACGTCCCGGAAAAATACCGCCTCAACGGCCCGACCGAGCAGCGCGAATACCTGGTCGATGGCGAACTGAAAACCTGGTCCGGGCCCCTCGCCCAAGTCCGTAGCCCGGTGTACCTGAGGGCGGCGAATGGCGATGAACAGGTCATTCTCGGCAGCACGCCGCTACTCGATGCCGAGACCGCACTGACCGCTCTGGACGCCGCCGTCCGCGCCTATGATCGGGGCCAGGGCCTATGGCCGACCCTGCGCGTGGCCGAGCGTATCCAGCACGTCGAAACCTTCCTGGCTCGCATGCGCGAACAGCGCGAGGCGGTGGTCAAGTTGCTGATGTGGGAGATCGGCAAAAACCTCAAGGACTCGGAAAAAGAGTTCGACCGCACCTGCGACTACATCGTCGACACCGTCAACGCCCTCAAGGAACTCGACCGCCGCTCCAGCCGCTTCGAACTGGAACAGGACACCCTCGGCCAGATCCGCCGCGTTCCGTTGGGCGTGGCGTTGTGCATGGGACCTTACAATTACCCGCTGAACGAAACCTTCACCACGCTGATTCCCGCGCTGATCATGGGCAACACCGTGGTGTTCAAACCGGCCAAGCTTGGTGTGCTGTTGATTCGCCCGCTGCTCGAAGCGTTCCGCGACAGCTTCCCGGCCGGGGTGATCAACGTCATTTACGGCAGCGGCCGCGAGACCGTCAGTGCGCTGATGGCCAGCGGCAAGATCGATATCTTTGCGTTCATCGGCACCAACAAGGCCGCCAGCGACCTGAAAAAACTCCACCCAAGGCCTCACCGCCTGCGCGCGGCGCTGGGCCTGGACGCGAAAAACCCCGGCATTGTTTTGCCGGAGGTCGATCTGGACAATGCTGTGAACGAAGCTGTCACCGGCGCCCTGTCGTTCAACGGCCAGCGCTGTACCGCGCTGAAAATCCTCTTCGTCCATGAAGACGTGGTCGAGGCGTTCATCGAGAAATTCAACACCAAACTCGCCGCCCTCAAACCCGGCATGCCGTGGGACAGTGGCGTGGCCCTGACGCCATTGCCGGAATCAGGCAAGGTCGACTATCTGCACACGCTGGTGGCGGACGCGGTCAGCAAAGGTGCAGCCGTGGTCAACCCCAACGGTGGTGAGTCCCGCGCATCGTTCTTCTACCCGGCCGTGTTGTACCCGGTGACACCGCAGATGCGTGTCTACCAGGAAGAACAGTTCGGCCCGGTCGTGCCGATCGTGCCCTACCGTCATCTGGACACCGTGATCGATTACGTCCTGGAATCCGACTTCGGCCAGCAACTGAGCATCTTCGGCACCAACCCGGTGGCGGTCGGCAGGCTGGTGGACACCTTCGCCAATCAGGTCGGCCGGATCAACCTCAACACCCAGTGCCAGCGCGGTCCGGACACTTATCCGTTCAACGGTCGCAAGAACTCCGCCGAAGGCACGCTGTCGGTGCACGATGCGCTGAGAGTGTTCTCGATTCGGACCCTGGTGGCGACCAAATTCCAGGAAAGCAGCAAAGAGCTCATCAGCGAGATCATCAGCGGACGAAACTCGAGCTTCCTGACCACCGACTACATCTTCTGA
- the imuA gene encoding translesion DNA synthesis-associated protein ImuA, giving the protein MGAVVALDMLFNGGQVWKGRPAPPAVSPQPTGHAALDAALPTGGWPEAALTEILLSGQGVGELQLVWPALARLSAAGERIVLVAPPYVPYPQAWQNAGVDLRQLSIIQASERDALWAAEQCLRSGSCGAVLCWPHKADDRALRRLQVAAETGQTLAFAYRSISEAINPSPAALRIAIDAKPAQLRVLKCRGGLARSAPIAFAVGH; this is encoded by the coding sequence ATGGGCGCCGTCGTTGCGTTGGATATGTTGTTCAATGGCGGCCAAGTCTGGAAGGGCCGGCCTGCGCCACCGGCCGTCAGCCCGCAACCCACGGGGCATGCGGCGCTGGATGCGGCATTGCCCACGGGCGGCTGGCCGGAAGCGGCGCTGACTGAAATTCTGTTGTCCGGGCAAGGCGTGGGTGAGTTGCAACTGGTGTGGCCGGCACTGGCGCGGCTGTCGGCGGCGGGGGAGCGTATCGTGCTGGTGGCGCCGCCTTACGTGCCGTATCCCCAGGCCTGGCAGAACGCCGGGGTCGATCTGCGGCAACTGTCGATCATCCAGGCCAGCGAGCGCGATGCGCTGTGGGCGGCGGAACAATGCCTGCGTTCGGGCAGTTGCGGGGCGGTGTTGTGCTGGCCGCACAAGGCCGATGATCGAGCATTGCGACGTTTGCAGGTGGCGGCGGAAACCGGTCAGACATTGGCGTTCGCCTATCGCTCGATCAGTGAAGCCATCAACCCGTCACCAGCGGCCTTGCGCATCGCCATCGACGCCAAACCTGCGCAGTTGCGGGTGCTCAAGTGCCGGGGCGGGCTGGCCCGTTCGGCGCCGATTGCTTTTGCCGTCGGGCATTGA
- the lexA gene encoding transcriptional repressor LexA: MYSMTTLTPRRTAILTFIRDRIAEHGQPPSLAEISEAFGFASRSVARKHVLALTEAGFIEVNAHQARGIRLLNQPSRPELLDVPVLGRVAAGAPIGADAEVHSRLLLDPSIFSRVPDYMLRVQGDSMIEDGILDGDLVGVRRNPEAVNGQIVVARLDGEVTIKRFERVGDSVRLLPRNPAYQPIIVRADQDLAIEGVFCGLVRQG; the protein is encoded by the coding sequence ATGTACTCCATGACAACTTTAACTCCCCGCCGTACCGCTATCCTGACCTTCATCCGCGATCGCATCGCCGAACACGGTCAGCCCCCGAGCCTCGCTGAAATCAGTGAGGCCTTTGGTTTCGCCTCCCGTAGCGTGGCGCGCAAGCACGTGCTGGCGCTGACCGAGGCCGGTTTTATCGAGGTCAATGCGCATCAGGCGCGCGGTATCCGGCTGCTGAATCAACCGTCGCGGCCCGAACTGCTGGATGTTCCGGTACTCGGTCGAGTGGCGGCCGGTGCGCCGATCGGTGCCGATGCCGAGGTCCACAGCCGTTTGCTGCTTGATCCGTCGATCTTCTCGCGGGTGCCGGATTACATGCTGCGGGTCCAGGGCGATTCGATGATCGAGGACGGCATTCTCGACGGCGATCTGGTGGGCGTGCGGCGCAATCCCGAAGCGGTCAACGGCCAGATCGTCGTGGCGCGGCTCGACGGCGAAGTCACCATCAAGCGTTTCGAGCGGGTCGGCGATTCTGTTCGCCTGTTACCGCGTAATCCGGCTTACCAGCCGATCATTGTTCGAGCCGATCAGGATCTGGCCATCGAAGGCGTGTTCTGCGGTCTGGTGAGGCAAGGGTGA
- a CDS encoding DMT family transporter, which yields MDKTLRRGSFEMTAAMLISGTIGWFVLVSGQPVLDVVFWRCVFGAATLLLICAAFGFLRPGILTRITFLLAVLSGVAIVGNWVLLFASYSRASIAIGTAVYNVQPFMLVGLAALFLNEKITLQKLFWLGISFLGMLAIVSAHGEQGEGGNDYLMGIGLALGAAFLYAIAALIIKRLTGTPPHLIALIQVCTGVLLLAPFAHFSAIPQTPSAWASLVTLGIVHTGLMYVLLYGAIQKLPTALTGALSFIYPIAAIFVDWFAFGHRLEPLQWMGVAAILLAAAGMQQGWGLKLRRLAAQ from the coding sequence ATGGACAAAACACTACGTCGCGGCTCATTCGAAATGACCGCCGCCATGCTCATTTCCGGGACCATTGGTTGGTTTGTGCTGGTGTCCGGGCAACCGGTGCTGGACGTGGTGTTCTGGCGCTGCGTTTTTGGCGCCGCCACCTTGTTGCTGATCTGCGCGGCGTTTGGCTTTTTGCGTCCTGGCATTCTGACCCGCATCACGTTCTTGCTGGCGGTACTCAGCGGCGTGGCGATTGTCGGCAACTGGGTACTGTTGTTTGCTTCTTACTCCCGCGCTTCCATAGCCATTGGTACGGCGGTCTATAACGTCCAGCCGTTCATGCTGGTGGGGTTAGCCGCGTTGTTCCTCAACGAGAAGATCACCCTGCAGAAACTGTTCTGGCTGGGCATTTCGTTTCTCGGAATGCTGGCGATTGTCAGCGCCCATGGTGAGCAGGGCGAGGGCGGCAACGATTACCTGATGGGGATTGGTCTGGCGCTGGGCGCTGCCTTTCTGTACGCGATTGCCGCGTTGATCATCAAGCGCCTGACCGGCACGCCACCGCATCTGATCGCGTTGATCCAGGTCTGCACCGGCGTTCTGTTGCTCGCGCCGTTTGCGCATTTCTCGGCGATACCGCAAACGCCCAGTGCCTGGGCCAGCCTGGTGACCCTGGGCATCGTGCACACCGGTTTGATGTATGTGTTGCTCTACGGCGCGATTCAAAAACTACCGACAGCGCTGACCGGCGCGCTGTCGTTCATCTACCCGATTGCGGCGATTTTCGTTGACTGGTTCGCCTTCGGCCATCGCCTGGAGCCGCTGCAATGGATGGGTGTCGCCGCGATTCTGTTGGCCGCCGCCGGGATGCAACAGGGTTGGGGCCTGAAGCTTCGGCGGCTGGCGGCGCAGTAA
- a CDS encoding DNA polymerase Y family protein produces MRWVCILFPQLALDAVLRQRPDPDEPLALLTGPAQRRVLQAVNGSARALGLRPGQSMSAAQALSKSFVTAEYDAAEIEHWQQFLAAWAYRFSAQVSVHYPRAVVFEIESSLGLFGPWPQFEARLRAELGELGFRHRIVAAPNPVAARVLANVYDGLVVPDNEVLHHHLGQLPVDRIALEPSVATALSRMGLRTLSQVQALPRHSLARRFEAQVLKHLDTLFGERRLALAFYLPPDRFDVRIELNFDVQSHQALLFPLRRLTGDLSVFLCGRDSGVQRFYLHLEHAGLPDTLIKVGLLSAERDPAMLFELARGRLEQVQVEAPVRGFRLRAEELPAFVPQYQELFDDRPQQSLPWEQLRERLRARLGDDAVQGLRFQADHRPECAWQASVDSQTCGVLPAVQRPGWLLTEPQAVHEGSTRILMGPERIESGWWDGDDVRRDYYLIETRSGQQGWAYRTVGEGGPLWLQGWFA; encoded by the coding sequence ATGCGCTGGGTTTGCATTCTCTTCCCGCAATTGGCGCTGGACGCGGTACTGCGTCAGCGCCCCGACCCTGACGAACCGCTGGCGCTGCTGACCGGTCCGGCCCAGCGTCGGGTGCTGCAAGCCGTTAACGGTTCGGCGCGAGCGCTGGGTTTGCGGCCCGGCCAATCGATGAGCGCCGCCCAGGCCCTGAGCAAAAGTTTTGTCACCGCCGAATATGACGCCGCTGAGATCGAACACTGGCAGCAATTCCTGGCCGCCTGGGCCTATCGGTTCAGCGCTCAGGTCAGCGTGCATTACCCGCGCGCCGTGGTGTTTGAAATCGAATCGAGCCTGGGCTTGTTCGGGCCCTGGCCGCAGTTCGAGGCGCGATTGCGGGCCGAACTCGGCGAGCTGGGGTTTCGTCACCGGATTGTCGCCGCGCCCAACCCAGTGGCGGCGCGGGTGCTGGCCAACGTTTATGACGGTCTGGTGGTGCCGGACAATGAAGTCTTGCACCACCACCTGGGGCAGTTGCCCGTCGACCGGATTGCACTGGAGCCAAGCGTTGCCACGGCGTTATCGCGCATGGGGCTGCGCACTTTGAGTCAGGTACAGGCACTGCCACGACATAGCCTGGCCCGGCGTTTCGAGGCTCAGGTACTCAAGCATCTGGACACCCTGTTCGGCGAGCGACGGCTGGCGCTGGCGTTTTACCTGCCGCCGGACCGTTTCGACGTGCGCATCGAACTCAACTTCGATGTGCAATCCCATCAGGCATTGCTGTTTCCGTTGCGCAGGCTGACGGGCGATCTGTCGGTGTTTCTCTGCGGGCGGGACAGCGGTGTGCAGCGCTTCTACCTGCACCTGGAGCACGCCGGGTTGCCAGACACGCTGATCAAGGTCGGCCTGCTCAGCGCCGAGCGCGATCCGGCGATGCTGTTCGAACTGGCCCGGGGGCGGCTGGAACAGGTTCAGGTCGAGGCGCCGGTGCGCGGTTTTCGTCTGCGCGCCGAAGAGCTACCGGCCTTTGTGCCCCAGTACCAGGAACTGTTCGATGATCGTCCGCAGCAATCCTTGCCTTGGGAACAGCTGCGCGAACGCTTGCGCGCACGGCTGGGGGATGACGCGGTGCAGGGCTTGCGGTTCCAGGCCGATCACCGCCCGGAATGCGCGTGGCAGGCCAGTGTCGACAGCCAGACCTGTGGGGTGCTGCCTGCCGTGCAACGCCCGGGCTGGCTACTAACTGAACCGCAGGCAGTACACGAAGGTTCGACGCGCATCCTCATGGGACCGGAACGCATCGAGTCGGGCTGGTGGGACGGCGACGACGTGCGCCGCGATTACTACCTGATCGAAACCCGCTCCGGTCAGCAGGGCTGGGCCTATCGGACGGTGGGTGAAGGCGGTCCGTTGTGGCTGCAAGGCTGGTTCGCATGA
- a CDS encoding Lrp/AsnC family transcriptional regulator: MTDDIDQVLISALMEDSRRSLKALAQISGLSSPSVAERLRRLEERGVLKGYTVEIDPKCFGYQLQAIVRIRPLPGQLQEVERQIQAIPEFTECDKVTGDDCFIARLHVRSMEQLDTLLDRLNSHAETNTAIVKKTPVKRRLPPMA; the protein is encoded by the coding sequence ATGACCGACGACATCGACCAAGTGCTGATCAGCGCGCTGATGGAAGACTCACGCCGCTCGCTCAAGGCCCTGGCACAGATCAGCGGCCTGTCCTCGCCCAGCGTCGCCGAGCGCCTGCGCCGCCTCGAAGAACGTGGCGTGCTCAAGGGCTACACCGTCGAGATCGACCCCAAATGCTTCGGCTACCAACTCCAGGCCATCGTCCGCATCCGCCCGCTGCCGGGCCAGTTGCAGGAAGTGGAGCGACAGATTCAGGCCATCCCCGAATTCACCGAGTGCGACAAAGTCACCGGCGACGACTGCTTCATCGCCCGCCTGCATGTGCGCTCGATGGAACAACTGGACACCCTCCTCGACCGCCTCAACAGCCACGCAGAAACCAACACCGCCATCGTCAAGAAAACCCCGGTCAAGCGCCGGCTGCCACCGATGGCTTAA